One Trichoplusia ni isolate ovarian cell line Hi5 chromosome 6, tn1, whole genome shotgun sequence DNA segment encodes these proteins:
- the LOC113494902 gene encoding alcohol dehydrogenase 1-like produces MATNLANKVIVLTGGGGGIGSTIADNYLEQGAKLVILLDNDEKNGADTAKQLTTKYGDNKAVFIKCDLTSEVDEVSKTIFENYTVDVLVNNAGIFDETKLKLTINVNVTALIELSLKFWNHMRTDKGGRGGTIINLASIYGYRVDPYTSIYQASKFAVMGFTRSLGHADNFKRSGVRVVAICPGFTRTNMTVTFTTTDLDRLEEYNEYAKSLPWQTVEAVGDAAVEIFELAESGSAWQIKGGKPVEEVKLKFENNDP; encoded by the coding sequence ATGGCAACAAATTTAGCAAACAAAGTAATCGTTTTAACTGGTGGAGGAGGTGGAATCGGTTCCACAATAGCTGATAATTATCTTGAACAGGGAGcaaaacttgttattttacttGATAATGACGAGAAGAATGGAGCCGACACCGCAAAACAATTAACAACGAAATATGGAGACAACAAAGCTGTATTTATTAAGTGTGATTTAACTTCCGAAGTGGATGaagtttcaaaaacaatttttgaaaattatacagTCGACGTCCTTGTCAATAACGCTGGAATCTTCGATGAGACGAAACTGAAACTGACTATAAATGTCAATGTAACTGCTCTTATTGAATTGAGTTTGAAGTTTTGGAACCACATGAGGACAGATAAGGGAGGAAGAGGAGGCACCATTATTAACTTGGCATCCATATATGGATATAGAGTTGATCCATATACTTCCATCTATCAAGCTTCAAAATTCGCTGTTATGGGATTTACGAGGTCTTTAGGTCATGCAGATAATTTCAAGAGATCTGGTGTGAGAGTAGTTGCCATCTGCCCTGGTTTTACCAGAACCAATATGACTGTTACATTTACCACAACAGACTTGGACCGCTTGGAGGAATATAACGAATACGCTAAGAGCCTACCGTGGCAAACAGTAGAAGCGGTGGGTGATGCTGCCGTAGAAATCTTTGAACTTGCTGAAAGTGGTTCCGCTTGGCAAATCAAGGGAGGGAAACCTGTTGAAGAAGTAAAgttaaagtttgaaaataacGATCCATAA